In Cataglyphis hispanica isolate Lineage 1 chromosome 8, ULB_Chis1_1.0, whole genome shotgun sequence, the DNA window acttatgtttaaaattccaAAGAAAGATTactagatatatgtatattatatgacacAGGTCATATACGATACGATAATATGACATTATctactaataaattataaacaattgaaaaagatgtaataaacgtcaatatctgataataataataatactgaaaatatatgtaataaatactattagtagtaataaatacaattaatttgtattgataatgcatattaattttcgataatacaaatacatatattatacacatttatttaaaaatgaatataattctgcatgaaaagattaaatcgGATTTAATAgcgaaaatatgtaattattcaaagtgcttattttataacggagagagaaagaaagtgtataaaaaattacatcaacATTACGATCATTTGTATATAGCAAGTTTGATAAGATGCGAGGAATTTTCGTATCGCGTTTTGGTTTTATGTACTCAATTAAATACGATCTCTTTTTCGCGCATCATTGATTGTAATGATTAATCGTGCCCGCACGTAAGCGGtgtattaaatacatataaatatttaaggtaTTGcgacatatttatgtatatccaACAtgaattacatacatacataatatccTCTATACGTaagtttaaaacattaaataataatcatcatATACATCGATATGATAATAAGCGTAGGACATGAGTAAACTTACAAATACAGGAATGTGTATCGCAAAAGACGCGGAAACGATTATTGTTCTGTGACAGTCTGCTTCATCATAAACACATTTACGGCATACTTTCGAGACAACCTTTGATGTGCTGCCAAGCTTGAAGACCCtgtcaataaaagaaataatgaaatcgTCCTAAATGCAAGTGCGTCGGGTGAAACAAGTGTAAAGagtattattgattttaatatcaaccTTCCTagctaatttaaattgcaagaCACAGTAAGCTGCCAAAGTCTCTTTCAGATCGACGACTTTCTGATGCTGGAATCTCTCGATATCCATCATGGCTTTGATAGAGAAGGACCTGCGGAGAGAtcagtaatttattaaaattacacatttatgGATGAATATCGAACAGGATGCTGCTCATCAGGAGCTCTGTCTCTTACTTTAGATCTTCATCCACTTGTTTTACAGCTTCATCGTGCTGCGCGATTCGCTGTTCCAACTGAAGAATTTTCAGCTCGCGAACTTCCTCCGTATCCACGGAGCCGAATAAGCGCGACATCAGACCGGCTTTaccttgaaatttattttcgtaaaaaaaaaaaaataaaaaaaaaaataataaaattctaatgttACATCGAACACACAAGCATTCTCCAATACCTTGCAtaactttctctttttgttcGAACGTGGCGGTCAAGGCATCGTGTGCCTCGTCCTTCGCAAGTTGCAGGGCTTCCCTGCGTCTAACTACAGCCTGCAATGCCGAAGCACCAAACAGCCACTCCTTCAGCTGATCGGCTATGAGCTCTTCCTCCTCGAGAGTGGTATCTATCGTTGCCGCTAATGAGTCCAAGTAGTGTCCTGATTTCTAAGAAAATAGGCTGTAATGCGgtgttttgaaatttttatatttatactgggtgttttcttttcatttatcaaGTCGCATTACTGTTATAGTACTGTTATAGTCGCAACGTTAATGACTAAAATCGAGATTTCTTCGATTATCGAcacaatgtttaaattatttctataacaaCGAAAAATACCTGCAATCCATCgcccatctctctctctatcgcaCTCCATTCGCTGAAGACGCGTCCATAATTTGCGTGCAACTTATATAGATTATGTTGTTTTTCTACGAGGCGTGCACGCACTCGCAGAAGATTGcacaaattattctataagATAGTACAATGTTATTgcgtgaaataataaattactttaat includes these proteins:
- the LOC126851286 gene encoding sorting nexin-4-like, whose product is MEEVFQNGNYQREANANNMIAVETRKEDCLLDHMEISIVEAEKRANKALNLREFYTVYLIETKVTDPDFKNALTRISSLWRRYTEFELLRAYLEISYPYIVLPPLPEKKVLYAWQKVTTDTFDPDFVDRRRAGLENFLIRVASHPILSRDEHFMGFLQQKDGWRESVKETGYLQIAESKLKALSVAVRLRKPDKRFETIKNYGIELQNNLCNLLRVRARLVEKQHNLYKLHANYGRVFSEWSAIEREMGDGLQKSGHYLDSLAATIDTTLEEEELIADQLKEWLFGASALQAVVRRREALQLAKDEAHDALTATFEQKEKVMQGKAGLMSRLFGSVDTEEVRELKILQLEQRIAQHDEAVKQVDEDLKSFSIKAMMDIERFQHQKVVDLKETLAAYCVLQFKLARKGLQAWQHIKGCLESMP